TCCTCCTGTCTCTATTCATCAAATATGTTTTTCATTTTTTCATATTTAGCGCTATCCTTTTGAAACATACTTTCTTTCAATCCCTTATCTATTTGTATCCATTCAGTCGTAACTGAATATTGAATCAAGCCTTCTTGAAAACTAAGAAATTTCAACATAATCCCTGTATTTTTCTCCACAACCATTTCGAATTTCCCTCTTAAATCTTCAGAGGTGCTAACAGGCATCTCTATGTTGATAACTCCTTCAATTTTGTAACAATCTAATCCAAGATATTTCGTTTCTTTATAATTCCAATCTTTATATCGAATTAACAAATCTGCAAATTCTGATTGAATACTATATTTAGCTAGCCCTACATATTCATCATCATATCTCTTTTTCTCATCTGATTTTCTCACTACCCTTTCCGTAGGATTTAATTTTAATAGTTCATTGTTTCTTTCTTTCGGGTTCCATTTTGTCTCTCTTTATAGGTATACTTCTCATCATCAAACTCTTTTTTCTTGCCCTCGTTATATATAATTGTTCGTTTTTTCGCTAGTTTATCTTCTTTCGAAGAGATACCTCTTTGTTTCTCCGTATCAATCGCATACTTATATGTTGTAGCGATTCTTGATGAGCTAGAATATTCCTCAAATTGTCCTGAAATATTTTTAAAATAATCAATGGAATCTAGCATCTTTTGATGAATCTTTTCTTTATCTGGATAATGTACATTCGATTTTATTTCTTCTTCATTTTCATAATCAGAAAATGCTTTTTTCTTTACATATTCAAATACTCCACCGTTTTGCGCAAAACTTTGTATAGAAAACTCAGACATAGATACCACTGAAAGTATACAAACCGCTGCACTAATTATCATCATATGAATTTTGTAACTCTTCTTTTTTACCTTAAGATTATGTACCGTGCCATTAATCTTTTCATTTAACTCTGGAGGTACTATAACATTTTCATCTTTTATTCTCTTTTTTAATTTCTCATCAAATAATTTTTCATTATCCATCCTTTGCACCCCCTATTCCATCTTTAATCGTTTTTTGTAGTTGTTCCCTCGCACGTGATAATCTTGATTTCACTGTTCCTTTCGGTATTTCTAACAGCTTTGCTATACTCTCTTGATTCATGTCTTCATAGTAATAAAGCACCGTAACAGCTCTTAATTCTTCATGTAACGATTGAATCGCATTACACAAATCTATATCTTCATACTGATCACACGCACTCATATTGTAATCATTCTCTTCTGTCACAATTACCTTTTTATAAGCTCTAATAATATTGTTACACTCATTTATTAGCATTCGAATTAACCAAGTTTGAAAAAATTCTTCTTTTTTTAATTTTTTTATATTTTCATAGGCTTTTAAAATTGTTGTCTGTATCGCATCCTCTATATTTGTCTCATCACGTAACATCGCCTTTGCTATTCGATACATTTTCACTTTTTCTGTATGTATAAGCGCTATAAAGGCTTCATGATCACCTTTTTTCGCTAAAGAAACATCCGTTTCTTCTTTTATAATCATTTTATATAAAGGGATTACTTTCACAATCGCTCCTCCTGTTTCATCCTCACTTCATCACTTCCAATTTAACTTTACATGTATTAGACGTATGAACCTAGAAAAAGGTTCACTTTTTTGAATATTTTTGTAATTAAAAAGATAAATATCCTTTATAAGGATGCAATGAACATACTAGTTTAAATTTACAAATAAAAAAAGCCCACTTTCTCAGTGGACTTTCTACTTTATAACGGTAAATCCCTCTTCCTAAATACTACAATCGCTACGATAAAAATACAAAGCGCTACAGCAGTTAAACTTATACTTACCGGCCATATATTATATGATCCTTCAGCAATTTCTTTCGGACGAAACAGCGTGAATAATGATAGGTTTTTCATCCATTCTAACTTATCACTTAACTTCCCTACCATATCTAATACGAAAAATAAGATAGTTAAACTCGCTGAATAACTTAGTGCTTTTCTTTCGTCATTACATATACAAGAAAAGAAAAATGAATAGGCACTAACGACTAAAAATATGAGCCCTCCGACTACATTTATCTTCAAAAATAATTCTTTATTTAAGTTATTATCCTCTAAAAACCATTCTGCACCTACTATACCCGCTACATACGTAACCGCTACAATAATCAGTAGTCCTAATATAAGAATAGCCGCTTGCGTAATTGCGATTCGTACTCTAGATACAGGCGTTGCTAGCAAGTATGCCATTGCTCCCTTATCTACATGACGAGCAATTAAATGTGTCGCAACTGTTACGCAAAAAATTGTTAAAATGATAATAAACAATAGACTATAGTATTCGCCCGCTAGAAAATCCATTACGTTTTGAATCGGACTTTCCATACCAACGATTTTTTTCACACTATCAGGCATGGCAGCTATTAATTCATTTAGCCCTTTCGCTGATACCATTGACGGGAATATCCAAATTAATAACCACAGATATAAAGCTGCACCAAACGCATAACTCAAAATACTTTTTTGTGTTTCTTTCAAACTAGCTAAAAATAATTGCTTATTCATGCGCTATCCCTTCTTTCTTATCGTAATAATGCATAAATAAATGTTCTAAATCCATCGCTCTCGTTTGAAGTGCCGTTACATTATAGTTTGAAAGTGTTTGTAAAACAGTTTGATAATTTCCTTGTACAATGATAGATGCCTCTCTGCCTTTTACCGCTTCAAATTGCAAATTACACTTTGTAAGGGACTCAATCTCTTCTTGTGATGATACTGTTACATCTATCACCTGTCTTCTCATACTTTGTAAATCGTGAATATTTTCAACCGTTACGAGTCGACCACCTTTAATAATAGCTACTCTGTCACAAGTTCTCTCAATTTCAGTGAAAATATGTGATGACATTAGGATTGTTTTTCCTCTTTGCTTTTCCTCTAATATTAAATCTATAAACACTTGCTGCATAAGTGGATCAAGTCCAGATGTTGGTTCATCTAAAATTAACACCTCTGGATCGTGCATAAATGCAGCGACTATCCCTACTTTTTGCTTCATTCCTTTAGACATTTTGCGAATCGGTGTTTTCACATCAAATTGCAGACGCTCTATCAGTTCATCTCGTCTTTTTGTATCCTTTAATCCACGCATTCCTTGCATTAATTTTAAAAATTCTAATCCGTTCATTCCTTCAATAAAAGAAATTTCACCCGGTAGATAACCAACTTCCCTTTGAATTTTCGCTGCTTCATTCCAACAATCTAATCCAAAAATTGTCGCTTTACCAGCTGTCGGTTTTATAAATCCCATTAAATTACGAATCGTCGTTGATTTTCCGGCGCCATTCGGTCCTAAATAACCAAATACTTCTCCCTCTTTTACATCAAATGTAATATGAAACAAACCTTTTCCATTCGAAAACTGTTTTGTGACATCTTGAACTGAAATCATAATTCCACCTCATTTTTTGAAATATTTAATATGTGATATTTCAAAATTATTGTACTCCTCATCTTCCATATTCGCAACAATTTTTTGAAATATTTATTAGTCCATATTTCAAAATTATTGTTTTCCATTATTTTTTCTTGTATATTTTAAGTGAGGTGATTGCATTGAACGGCTTTGAAAGAGTAAAAGAAAAGAAAAAGCGTGCCATTAAAGAAGCAGCATTCGTATTATTTTCAGAACGTGGATTTAATGAAGTGAAAATAGAACATATCGCAAAAGAAGCAAACGTTTCTCAAGTTACAATTTATAATCATTTCGGAAGTAAAGATGCGTTATTTAGGGAGCTTATACAAGAATTTATCATATCTGAATTTCAATATTATAAAGAGCTTGCGGAAGAAAAATTACCTTTTCATGATATGATGCAAAAAATGATTGTAAGAAAAATGAATACTGGCGGATTATTTCAACCTGATATGTTACTACAAATGATGCAAAGGGACGAAGAACTCCGTAAGTTTATTTATAGTTATCAAAATGAAAAAATCCTGCCCTGGTATTTAGAAATATTAGAACGAGCTCAGCGCAAAAACGAAATTAATCCACACCTTACTAAAGAAATGATGTTACTTTACATTCAAATGTTTACAAAGTTAGGTGATGAATTTGGAGCACAACTTCTTGAAGGAGATCGCGAAAAACATATACAAGATATCGTTACGATGTTCTTCTATGGTCTTTCTGTTCCACAAAAATAAAAAGACACGAATTTCGTGTCTTTTTATTTTATAGAAATGACTCTACCCTTTTCACTGCTTTCAATCGCTAATTGAATCAGTTTAATAACATCTAAACCTTCTTTTGCTGTTACAGGTAGTTTCTCACCATTTAATATACTATCTCGTACACCTTTATAATAATTGTTATAACAACCGACTTCTGTTGGAATACGCTCTAAGCTTTCTTCTGTTTCTAAAGTAGCAAAATTCTCTTCATCGTCTACTCCATAACCGTTATCACCTGGCTTCATTCCATTTTTTAATTGCTCTTCCTGCGAATCCATACCGTACTTCACGATAGAACCTTTCTCTCCATGCACTATAAAATGCGGTCCAGCTTTTTTCACATAACTACTACTACGTAAAATGACACGTTTAACTCCGTAATGAAGTTCTATGTGGAAATAATCATCCACCTCTGCACCTGGTCGTTGTTTTATTACATCTGCACTTATAGCATCTGGTTTCCCGAATATTGATAACGCTTGGTCAATTAAATGCGATCCTAAATCATATAATATACCGGAGCCT
This genomic interval from Bacillus thuringiensis contains the following:
- a CDS encoding RNA polymerase sigma factor — protein: MKVIPLYKMIIKEETDVSLAKKGDHEAFIALIHTEKVKMYRIAKAMLRDETNIEDAIQTTILKAYENIKKLKKEEFFQTWLIRMLINECNNIIRAYKKVIVTEENDYNMSACDQYEDIDLCNAIQSLHEELRAVTVLYYYEDMNQESIAKLLEIPKGTVKSRLSRAREQLQKTIKDGIGGAKDG
- a CDS encoding ABC transporter permease subunit, which encodes MNKQLFLASLKETQKSILSYAFGAALYLWLLIWIFPSMVSAKGLNELIAAMPDSVKKIVGMESPIQNVMDFLAGEYYSLLFIIILTIFCVTVATHLIARHVDKGAMAYLLATPVSRVRIAITQAAILILGLLIIVAVTYVAGIVGAEWFLEDNNLNKELFLKINVVGGLIFLVVSAYSFFFSCICNDERKALSYSASLTILFFVLDMVGKLSDKLEWMKNLSLFTLFRPKEIAEGSYNIWPVSISLTAVALCIFIVAIVVFRKRDLPL
- a CDS encoding ABC transporter ATP-binding protein, with translation MISVQDVTKQFSNGKGLFHITFDVKEGEVFGYLGPNGAGKSTTIRNLMGFIKPTAGKATIFGLDCWNEAAKIQREVGYLPGEISFIEGMNGLEFLKLMQGMRGLKDTKRRDELIERLQFDVKTPIRKMSKGMKQKVGIVAAFMHDPEVLILDEPTSGLDPLMQQVFIDLILEEKQRGKTILMSSHIFTEIERTCDRVAIIKGGRLVTVENIHDLQSMRRQVIDVTVSSQEEIESLTKCNLQFEAVKGREASIIVQGNYQTVLQTLSNYNVTALQTRAMDLEHLFMHYYDKKEGIAHE
- a CDS encoding TetR/AcrR family transcriptional regulator → MIALNGFERVKEKKKRAIKEAAFVLFSERGFNEVKIEHIAKEANVSQVTIYNHFGSKDALFRELIQEFIISEFQYYKELAEEKLPFHDMMQKMIVRKMNTGGLFQPDMLLQMMQRDEELRKFIYSYQNEKILPWYLEILERAQRKNEINPHLTKEMMLLYIQMFTKLGDEFGAQLLEGDREKHIQDIVTMFFYGLSVPQK
- a CDS encoding oxidoreductase; the protein is MKKIGVGIVGFGFSSTTFHIPLLQTIEEYDIRAVLSSKEEVVKETLPNANVVSTIDELVKRADVDLVVITSPNTTHFPYVKEAILNGKHVVVEKPFVVSIEEGEELILLAEQHNVMLSVYHNRRFDNDFLTIKKLLGENRVGNVYAYESNFDRFRPHVRDRWREKNLPGSGILYDLGSHLIDQALSIFGKPDAISADVIKQRPGAEVDDYFHIELHYGVKRVILRSSSYVKKAGPHFIVHGEKGSIVKYGMDSQEEQLKNGMKPGDNGYGVDDEENFATLETEESLERIPTEVGCYNNYYKGVRDSILNGEKLPVTAKEGLDVIKLIQLAIESSEKGRVISIK